The genomic window CTTTTGGTTAATATAGACTGTTTTAGTTAGACTTAAATGATAACTTTATAATtactacaaacaaaacaatgagaaaactcctcagacctggatgagaatgagcaaacatctttattgtggtcaatcagccaacaattctctaagagaaattgccaagttgaaagtaacaaaagaaaaacccaaaaagagcatcttcatgaagagcatctgcatgcaatcaaaaacaaaactctcaagACGTTCTTGCAAAGTAAAGTTTTTTACACTCCTTACCCCAAGAAAatctcctcaatatataccctggcgctTCTAGGCGCCTCCTCCTTGGTTCCCATCCTCTCAGGCAAGTTCCCAGTATTTCTCAAAGTCCCACGGTGAAGTTCCACCTGGTGACCTTCATCATATCtccttatttaccggaattacCTCCTACGTTTTCTAAATAACCTAACATCCTGTTCATTAacttccccttatttcccaggACCACGCTCTACCTTttacccatatgcccatttatggattttcctccccttagttcccagGGCCAAGGTCTTGGAACCACGGTCTGGGAACCagggtcttcttcattctacaTAACAATGTATGAGCTAAGGTCTGGGAACcatggtcttcttcattctacaTAACAATTTATGAGCCATGGTCTGGGAACcatggtcttcttcattctacaTAACAATGTATGAGCTAAGGTCTGGGAACcatggtcttcttcattctacataacaattttgttattgttattaaaaatgtgctcaaaaAAGCTTTACTTCCTGGTCAATGTCACATTTGCCTCTCAGTCTTTCTTGACAGACGTCCTgaggattaatccttcattcaactacaatgagtaagtttctcTTTTGCTATCTTCTTCTGTATATGATTTTTActgattataagtcactctatgagtctggtttatgtcaaaagttattatgttaaaagctCTTATTTATTCGTTAtcttatattgttactattggtaagctattgctgctataatgttgcttgcgtacaaatggagttctttgatgactcctcaAGCCTGCTAAACGCCTGAATTTATTATGATCTCATCCTGTCTCTTCCCAGGCTGGGCTTGCTTACGCATATCTCAAGCTTCAGTTCCTCTATCTCTACTAAGTTACTCCCCTCTTCTCCCCTTAGATCCTTCGCCTCGGGGTCAGCCAATTCATCCTGGTCACACCATCtgcttcatatcacccatgagctcactACGTTTCTGGAACAGCTTTGTTCTCCTGAACTTCCTGAGCATCCTTATCTGCTTTTCCATATTGTGAGGAGTCCTCGCACTCGCACTTCCTCCTCTCAAACTCCTCTGGCTAACCTCGTGGACCAGAGAactcaaactgatggctgtcctcatgctgaaccTTGCTACCCTGAGCTCGGAACTCCCGTCTCTCCTCCTCGTCCCTCAGTGCTTCCTTATGCCTATATTTGTCCTCTCTCTCCCGCCTTGGCATCTCCTTCCTCCGATTCTGGCCCTGGATCTCCAGATTACACTCCTACTACCCCCGTTTACTaagtttttataataaacattttctcttttatcCACCCTCTGACTCAAGTgttgttattttattctctagttatatattaccttaaaattattacaacatCTGGGGTTTATTCCCATGTGTCTTATGACTCCAATCATAATTCCCTTAAGGCATATCACTCTACTTTTAAGTGTCGGTGTTTGTCAGCTATCCCCTCCCCCTCCAAATAAGTGTTTTGCCGAATCACTTTTatcaaacagctttttttttaattctgacaGATTTGAGGTGTCCTGATGATGATTTTGTTATGGATTCATCATTAAACGCCACCTGACCTCTTCTCTAAGGGATATAATGTGACACGTGTTACGCAGACTGATTTCCATCATGGTTTAACTTTCACACAGACTTCAGACACCTTATTTCAACAAAACCAAATTCTGCcccattttcctcagatttcagcacagacaggaagtgaaggagTTCCTCAGGTTCCTTTAGTGTTGAATAGCCATGTGCCAATAATCAGATCCAACATTCAGCATGTACAATATGATCATGGCTGCTTTATAAAATCATCACTGTCTGTTCTTGGTAACTAGGAGGCAGCATTTTTGGGCAGTGAGATAAAATCGAACCCATTGGGAAACCAGAGGAAAAATGTAGAGGCATCTTAATTATAATGATTTCAAAATGATGGATCTACAAAGGAGCTCCAGAGTATTGTAATTATAAAGGAAGATCCACTTGATGTGTTAAAGGACAGAAACAGGTGAAGGCTAGATTACTACACCTTATAGTGTGAGAAGTGCACGGAGACaatttgaatacatttactTAGCAAATAAAAAGCACTTCTGTCCAAGCTGTGAGCATAAAAATCTGTaaggtttaatattatattaaatacttCTATCAGTATAAATCTGTCTGAACAGTAAATTAAAGCAAAGATGCACTTTATTTATGAACATAACTTAAATTGCTCTACAttcttgaaataaaataagGTAGTAAATATACTCCAACATCGTCAGTCTGTAATAATGCATCGTGAGGCTGAGGATTCATTTGCAGATTTATTGCACACTCTCGTAGTAacaacaggcagggtcaaagaAACGACAGACACAACAACGTAGGCAAGGCAGTAACGAGGTCGATAAtaacaggcagaaggtcggggcaggcagcaaacaatcataaacacagaaatacatCAAGAAACAGGGAAtcagaaacaaacaggaaacgctcagaatgacagctggagcaaatcgagacttcgcaccaAGGTAAAGTTCAAGTTCCTTTAAATTGGAAGTGGGTGATTGGAACCAGGTGGCGGTTCAATCAGTCCCGGTGAAGGGCTATGGGAAGCGTAGTCTGTAAGTGATTAGTATTCAGGTGAacgttccctctggtggcgctCAGAGGATGAGGCCGGTGCCTCATTCATGATGAAGCATGTTCTCCTCTCGTTCTCCTCCCGGACCACCGGCGGGTTTAAGGAGCGAGACATGGAACGTAAGAGAGATGTGGTACGAAGCTGGCAATGCCAAGCGGTATGACACCGGGTTTATCCGCTTTATGATCTTGAACGGACCCATGTACCTGGGGCTGAGCTTTCTGCAGGGCAGGCGCAGACGGATGTCGTAGAGAGCCAAACCCACTGCCCAGGCTGGTAATCTGGATGCGGTCTGCGGCGTTTGTCGGCCTGGAGCTTTTGCTGCCTGATGGCTCTCCGCAGCTGGTGATGAGCCTCGTTCCAGGTCTCCTTGCTCTGGTGGAACCAATCATCCACGGCGGGCAGATCCGAGGGCTCACCGGACCATGGGAAGAGAGGCGGTTGATATCCCAGTATGTACTGAAACGGGCTGATGCCGGTAGTTGCTTTGGTAATTGAGTGCTGGGCGGAAAACGAGAGCTGGGCGGAAGTTCTCTGGTACGTAGGTCTTGGCAGGTGGACAATGGGCAGGAGGCGGAGCCAGCGTGTTGGCTTGGGGATGATGGGACCGGTAGGTGGGTCCTGGTTGGACTCGTTGTTCAGGCAGGAGAGTGCGTCGGCCTTAGTTCTGTAGGTTACTGTGAAGCGGAGGCGCGTGAAGAACATAGCCCATCGTGcctggtgtgtgttcatatgcTTGGCAGAGCGTAAATATTCAAGGTTCTTATGATCCATGAGAACCGTGAAAGAGTCGCCACTCCTCGAATGCTGCCTTCCTGGCTAGCAATTCGCGGTCCCCTACGTCGTAGATGCGTTCTGCAGCCGATAATTTCCGGGAGAAGAAATCACACGGGAACATTTTGTCGGCCGACCCCTGTCGCTGTGATAGGACCGCTCCGATCCCTGTGCTGAAGGTGTCTACCTCGACGATGAATGGTCGAGTCGGGTCTGGGTGATGGAGAATGGGAACCGTGGTAAAGCGCTCCTTCAGGAGATGAAAGGCTGCAACTGCCTCAGGCGACCACGTCAGACGGGACGGTGCTCCCTTAGTCATGGAGGTGAGTGGAGCCGCGATGGTACTGAAACCGCAAATGAAGCGGCGATAGAAGTCCGCGAACCCGAGGAACCGCTGTAGTTCCTTAATGGTTTGGGGTCGTGGCCACTTTAACACCTCCCCCGCGGGAGGTGTTAAAGTGAGGTGTTAAAGATAATGTAGCCCAGAAAGGATGTGGATGTCTTGTGGAACTTGCATTTCTCTGCTTTAGCATAGAGCCGATGTTGGATCAGCCTCTTCAGTACAGCTCGCACGTGCTGAATGTGTTCCTCTAATGTCTCGGAGTGAATTAGGATGCTGTCAATGTACACGATCACTCAGTGATCCAGCATATCCCGGGAAGACATCGTTAATGAACAATTGGAATACTGAAGGACTGTTAGCAAGGCCGAACGGCATGAGCAAATATTTGTAGTGGCCTGACTGGGTGGAGAAGGCAGTTTTCCACTCGTTTCCTTCTCTGATGCGAATTAGGTTGTAAGCGTTGCGTAGGTCCAGTTTAGTGAGGTATCTGGCCTTGCGCAGTTGTTCGACAGCTGATGGAACGATTTTGGAGTGGATAATGGAACTTTACGGTCAGCTTATTTTCTTCACAAAGAAGAAGCCTGATGACACCAGTGACACTGAGTGCCGAATAAATCCCTTCTTTAAATCCTCcttgatgtatttattcatgGCTTCAGTTTCAGGTTGTGATAGCGGGAAGATTCTGCCCTTGGGTGGTGTGGCATTGGGCAGGAGCTCGATGCAGCAATCACTGGGTCGATGAGGCGGTAACTCGGTGGCCTTGACCTTGTTAAAGGCCTCTGAGAGGTCGTGATATTCGACCGGCAGGCCGGGAATTGTCGGGGAGTCAGGTGTGGCGATGGTAGAGTTAATCTGGAATGGTGTCTTGGAGGGTCGGAGGTGTTGGGCTCAGGTGTTGTCCCAGGAGATAATCTGTGGTTCCCTCCAAGAAATGACAGGGTTGTGGAGCTTCAGCCACGGCAGACCCAAGATCAGTGAGCGATGTGGAGAGGGGATCAAGAGAAGGCTAATGGTTTTGTTATGAGAAAGGCCCACTTGTAGTTCGATCTCTGTATGACTAACTGTATTCGTCCCTTTCCAAGCGGTCGCCCGTCTATCGCTTCCACTGCCATGGGAGAGGCGCATCTAGTCAGTGGGATGGCGTTAGCTCTCGCAAACTCCTCCAAGATGAAATTCCCGGCCGCGCTGGAGTCGATGAGTGTTAACAGACTCAACTCCTTTCCCCGAAACTGTAATCGCACGTCAAAGTAAGTAAAGCTCttttgagcacatttttaataacaataacaaaattgttgtggagaatgaagaagaccatgGTTCCCAGACCTTGGCTCATAAATTGTTAtgtagaatgaagaagaccatgGTTCCCAGACCTTGGCTCATAAATTGTTAtgtagaatgaagaagaccatgGTTCCCAGACCTTAAATTGTTatgaagaatgaagaagacctTGGTTCCCAGACCTACCTTGGCTCATAAATTGTCATGAAGAATGAAAAAGACCTTGGTTCCCAGACCTCGGCTctgggaactaaggggaggaaaatccataaatgggcatgtGGGTAAAAGGCAGACCTTGGttctgggaaataaggggaatttAGTGAACAGGATGTTAGGTCATTTAGAAAACGTAGGAGgtaattccggtaaataaggaGATATGAGGAAGGTCACCAGGTGGAACTTCACCGTGGGACTTTGAGAAATACTGGGAACTTGCCTGAGAGGATGGGAACCAAAGAGGAGGTGCCTAGAAGagccagggtatatattgaggagattttcttggggtagtgtgtgtaaaaaactTTACTTTGCAAGAACGTcttgagagttttgtttttgattgcatgcagatgctcttcatgaagatgctctttttgggtttttcatttgttactttcaacttggcaatttctcttagagaattgttggctgattgaacACAATACAGAAGTTTGCCCATTCTCATCCAGGTTCGAGGAGTtttctcattgttttgtttgtagtaATTATAAAGTTATCATTTAAGTCTAACTAAAACAGTCTATATTAACCAAAAGTCTAAGAGTATAGGTCACCCTGCGATATGTCCACTCGGaggcgggctctaagttccgacactTCCTCTAAAGCAAATCTTCAGAGCTTCAGAGCAGGTGTTTGCTcacctgtttaaagaaacagtcAACTACTATACAGGAGTAAAGAATAAGAATAGAAAGggttttgtgtatattgtgtgtgtatatatatatatatatatatatatatatatatatatatatatatatatatatatatatacacactcaccggccactttattaggtacaccttactagtaccgggaTGGACCCACTTTTGCCTTCAGAACTGCCCTAATCCTTCGTGGCATAGATTCAACAATGTACTGGAAACATTCCTCAGAGATTTTGGTCCATATTGACATGATAGCATCACgcagttgctgcagatttgtcAGCTGCACATCCATGATGCAAAtctcaaggtttgacgtgttatgcgttcagagatgctcttctgcatacctcggttgtaacgagtggttatttgagttactgttgcctttctatcagctcgaaccagtctggccattctcctcttacctctggcatcaacaagacatttgcgcccacagaactgccgctcactggatattttctctttttcggaccattctctgtaaaccctagagatggttgtgcgtgaaaatcccagtagatcagcagtttctgaaatactcagaccagcccgtctggcaccaacaaccatgccgcgttcaaagtcacttaaatcacctttcttccccattctgacgctcggtttgaactgcagcagatcgtcttgaccatgtctacatgccaaAATGCATTGAATTgatgccatgtgattggctgattagaaatttgcgttaacgagcagttggacaggtgtacctaataaagtggccggtgagtgtatatatgaataaaataaggaGAGAAAGCAGAAATGGGTGAAAATGCTTTGCATTCTATGTCCGGAAGGTGAGAATCACATCACTCGTATGTTTTTAGTATCTTACGGTGTATATTATTTTCAGGTGTAGTTATTTAATTGGCTCAATTTAATTTCCTGTGTTCATATATATGAAATGAGATGACAGGTGCAGTTTCTCAGTTAAAAGTATTAAAGTTTAAACCTTTGTAGGCAGTGGATATGGTAGGACTCCACAGATAGCACTGAATCGAAATGTTAATTTAGTTTCTGCCACATGTTGCTTCACAGTACCAGATTGCAGAGCAGGAGGTGAGATGGGGTGTGTGACTCTATTTGAGCCTGTGGTGGGTCTACATGCTTTTGCCATGTTCATGACCTATCCTCTACTACAGCAGTATATCTACAGGAGGCTGTGGGAACAACTGAGTGGATCTCTATTTCCTGTCAGTATAAACCAGTCTCATTGCTCCAACAACTACACCAATCTGACTATTCATCAGGTAGGATTCACACACAGCCCTTAGGCTTCCCCCAAactttaacattatatatacaaattTAACTTTGACACTTTTAAAACTTTGAAGATTGCATAAAAGTTGAGTTTTGTGTTTACCAAGAACTTAGTTATTGTAATCCAGAATAATTACTCTATATTAAATATCATGTGCTCTTAGGATATTCAAAAATGCAAAGccaatattttctctttttacccATACAAGTTCATTAAGAACCAGTTCTGCAAAATACGATCCGGTTTGTACCTTTTAGTGTcataattactgtatgtgtcatTTGATCTTTGCAATCTTAGCTAATTCCTTACTGTCCTTACTATTTCCCAGCCTGGTCTCCTTAGTGCTTCTGTTGTCATACAGTGACTATGGTGGCCATAAGGTGGCAATGGCTCACCCATTGGTGGGCAGTTTTTTCTTCACTCTCACTTTCTTCATAGTGGGCAAGTACACACTCAGATACCTCAGGTACTTTCTTGGTGCTGCTTTTTTTGCTGGGCTTTTTGGGGTAAACATACGCTGACTGGAGACTGTTTATTCTATGTGGCTGACAATTGTGTACTAGACTAAGCAGAGAATAGAAAAAGAGTAAAGGCTATTCAAATGACTCGTCTAGACATTGTTCTAGGTGTGCTGTCTGATTTGGGCTCCCTTTGCACTGGGTTCTATATTCAAGATGCTGGCTTCAGCTGGCCATTCCTCTCTGCATCCATAGTTCATGTGCTCAACCTGATTTATGTGCTGGGGATGCTGAAGGAGCCTCAGTGTCCTTCAGTACAAAATCTGACTCTGAAGCAGAGCTCGTCCAGCCACAGGGCAGCTGCTGAACCTTTCCCTCAGACAAGGTGTTTTTATGGTGTCTGTCTGCTTTTTGCAGCTTCTACAAGGAGACAAAATGTAGTGCTGCTTCTCATCCTGAGTGCCTTTGTCGTCTGAGTGCCTTTGTTTTTATCGGAGGTGATAAAAACTGGATAATTAATCTAGATTTTCAATAGGTTacaattgaatttttttcaaatttcattaCATGTATGGTGAAGTCACATACAGTAATTAACTATAGTGCATAGAGTATTAAAACCttttaaacaacattttattgAAGATTGTTCCTTCTTGCTTAGCATTTGCATTAATcacacatttaaacagttttataaTCATTAATTACTATATCAATGTGTCAATCCAAGGGTAACATACAAAAATAGTAAAGCAGTGTTCTATTTGTTTGCTACAAAATGTAAATTCTGGGAAATAGAATGTGAAAGTAATGTATTTTTGTCTGAAAAGTAAATGTTCATATTTGTGATTGATTCTGGAGtaatttttcaattttcattttttcataaaTGACCCATTAAGTCTATGGGCAGTGGGAAGATGATGGTGGAGTTCTTCTCAGTGGCAATAGTGTTAAGGGTTTGCAGGTAACGGAGCTGAAGAGCAGATGGAGATTCAGCTATCACCAGAGAAGCTTCTTTCAGAGCACGTGAAGCGTTCATTTCTCCCTCTGCTGCGATCAcctgtataaataacagacgtttaaaattttagaaaataagattattcatttattgatgTGGATTACAGggcaataatattaacaattgaCTGATGATGATTACTCCAAACTCTATTTCACTGCATATTTGTAGTGAAATAAAATCTGCTACtatttgattttctttaataGTTTGTTTTAAGGGAAATATCACCACAGAATATTACACaaccaaaataaaatcctgtcaaaatatttaaatcccATCAGATATATTCTTGAAGGTTGAAGTCTCTGACCTTAGCTCTAGCTTCGCGGGTTGCCTCAGCCTCAGCTGCCATGGCCCTCTGAAGCTGACGAGGCAGCTTCACGTCTTTTATTTCCACACGCTCCACCTTAATGCCCCAAGAGTCTGTGGCGTCATCCAAAGTCACCTGAAGAAAGTGTGTAGTTTCATTACATGaggttaaaaaattaaaaagacataagaaattaataaattatgtcACACTAactggatgaatagatagatgtcTATTAGGAGTCTGTTGTCAATTGCACttttcatgtcatttattttctcacCTGCATACTATGAGAGATGCCCTCACGGTCTGACAGAACCTCTGATAGGTACTTGGTGCCCAGAACATTCCTCAGAGTAGTCTGAGCAAGCAGGCGAGTAGCGTAATCAGCATTGTTGACATTTGCCACGGAAGCGATGGGATCACTCACTCG from Tachysurus vachellii isolate PV-2020 chromosome 20, HZAU_Pvac_v1, whole genome shotgun sequence includes these protein-coding regions:
- the stoml3b gene encoding stomatin (EPB72)-like 3b isoform X3 — its product is MEHRIERGNASKQDLINESVPGLGFCGWIIVALSTFFTVLFFPITIGISLKIIKEYERAVIFRLGRIIAKKPKGPGIVFIIPCIDSFVKVDMRTVSFDIPPQEILTKDSVTVSVDGVVYFRVSDPIASVANVNNADYATRLLAQTTLRNVLGTKYLSEVLSDREGISHSMQVTLDDATDSWGIKVERVEIKDVKLPRQLQRAMAAEAEATREARAKVIAAEGEMNASRALKEASLVIAESPSALQLRYLQTLNTIATEKNSTIIFPLPIDLMGHL
- the slc46a3 gene encoding LOW QUALITY PROTEIN: lysosomal proton-coupled steroid conjugate and bile acid symporter SLC46A3 (The sequence of the model RefSeq protein was modified relative to this genomic sequence to represent the inferred CDS: inserted 1 base in 1 codon; substituted 1 base at 1 genomic stop codon); translation: MGCVTLFEPVVGLHAFAMFMTYPLLQQYIYRRLWEQLSGSLFPVSINQSHCSNNYTNLTIHQDIQKCKANIFSFYPYKFIKNHLVSLVLLLSYSDYGGHKVAMAHPLVGSFFFTLTFFIVGKYTLRYLRYFLGAAFFAGLFXGKHTLTGDCLFYVADNCVLDXAENRKRVKAIQMTRLDIVLGVLSDLGSLCTGFYIQDAGFSWPFLSASIVHVLNLIYVLGMLKEPQCPSVQNLTLKQSSSSHRAAAEPFPQTRCFYGVCLLFAASTRRQNVVLLLILSAFVV
- the stoml3b gene encoding stomatin (EPB72)-like 3b isoform X2, translated to MEHQIERGNASEQDLINESVPGLGFCGWIIVALSTFFTVLFFPITIGISLKIIKEYERAVIFRLGRIIAKKPKGPGIVFIIPCIDSFVKVDMRTVSFDIPPQEILTKDSVTVSVDGVVYFRVSDPIASVANVNNADYATRLLAQTTLRNVLGTKYLSEVLSDREGISHSMQVTLDDATDSWGIKVERVEIKDVKLPRQLQRAMAAEAEATREARAKVIAAEGEMNASRALKEASLVIAESPSALQLRYLQTLNTIATEKNSTIIFPLPIDLMGHL